DNA from Malus sylvestris chromosome 11, drMalSylv7.2, whole genome shotgun sequence:
tttacgcagggtctgggagaggtaaatgtcggctagccttacccccatttatggagaggttgctcccaagtctcgaacccgagacctaccgctcatgggcgaaggcacttgccatcgcaccaaatGCGACCTCTGTTAAACTCATTTCTTTCcgaaattaaattaagaaaaaagttCGACACTGGCATGCCACAACACAATGTTACAAAAAGTAATCTTAccatcacaaccaaattgacGCAAACTTCTAACAGTCCTTTTGAAAGCAAAAATCAAGCAATTAATCAAATACTCATTttccgaaaaagaaaaaacccaacaaaaatatataaaaagtaaAAGTACCTAAGTTCCCAATAGTCCAATCCATCAGAAAAATACAAACTTGCACATGTTTGAGTATAAGGACCATAAGAAAGAAGCAGGGGATGCAAAATTTTGAGAATGGGTCTAATAATACTCATCAAGTAAAGATAATCAAAGTTAAAAGGAGGTAATAAAGGTatagaaaaaagaagaatataTTCTACAAATGAATGAAACAAAAGATGGTGACACTGGAATGGAAACACTTCAGGAGGCCAGAGGAAGAGGGACAATACTATAGCAAATAAATTGATAATGCTTGTGCCCTCCTCTGTTCTTTCCCAAGTTGATcctacaaacaaaagcacatacAAAACTTAATAAACGATGCTAATCAATGAAAGCTAAATTATCCCCATCCTGAATCTTTTATAAAACAAAGCACCAAgaaaatttcaacaacaaaTATTTCATACGATAAACAAAACAATGAAATAAATTTCAACATAGGCTTGTTTCAGACATTAACATCTTACTTTGAAATTTCTCCCATGGTTCGTTGACAGTCATTGTAGAGTAAACATTAGGTGGACTACTCTTTGACTACGTCATTAGACAACTACAAAAGCTTACTTTCCATAAGCTTGTAACTTACAAATTCCAAACTACATGTATCATTTGTGTGTCCCCAGCTTTCATTCTGTAATCACGTTTACGATTGAAACATTAACCAaatccaaaaaaacaaaaatgtgacgctctctctctctgtggccTTCTTATAACACAAAAATATCCCTAATTAGAGCATGCCACACACCAACACATTGCTATTTTAGAAGTATTTTTCTTAGTGGCAAGTATTATACTCTCATTTGGCCAAGAGGATATGAAATTGGTTGAGTATACTGTTCTAGCCATTTGGATCAATAAGCTCAAGTTTGTATTGTACAAAACCATAAGTACTCAGACATATGAAATCCAATCTTTCACTTTACAAATAACATATGGGTAAATTAGCTCTGAAGAAACGGAAAGAAATAGAAAGCTTTAGAACACAAATATACCTGAGGTGCTGAAATATGAGCTGAGGAAatgttttcttcttattttgagGGAAGAAAAATGCAGCTCTAAATTTGGACCCATTTTCTTAACCCTTGGTTCCTATAACCCATAAATAATTTTAGTGTCATTCAAAATCACAAATACCCCAGATGAATTGAAAAACTGCAGAGATTAGTTTCATGCATACATAATGAAGCAAAAAGCCATAGTTAATCTAAAAAGAGGGTTTCGTTAATCTAAAAAGAGGCATACACATGCTACCAATCCTCTAAATGTTCTCTGCACGATGTTCTGctttaaaactaaggtcgtgaTTCAAGCCATGCCTGACATTGTCCCCATCAAGAATGTACAACAGCTTCTCCTGCGGTACAAACTCCCACTCAAAGCACACGCCACTGTGCTCTTCCCtgaacaaacaaaataaattatacgCAAGTAATGAGCAACTTTCTTTCGGCACATAGTCTAAGTTCATACTTAACCTTTAGCATCATTCAATCATATACTACCAGTATGTTGACCCAGGTATGATTCTAATTTACATCTGTTCTTATAAAAAAGTTTATACACATAAATTTCAATATGTCTGCTTACAATTTTTAAAGGGATTAGTGGGGATAAGATTAGGGATACCCTTTAGACATCAACCCCTTCTTAATCCTTCAATTGTAATCTAGTCCTTCATATTAAGCATGGCCTAAATGCTTAACAATCAGGGATAACTTGTATGGAAATGAACTGACAATGAAGTTGGGTTTTTGTCTTTTGGGTGATCTCATTATGCAAACATAAACTGGAGGATAGGTAGCTAATGCTATTTATGCTTCGTTCACTTTTTAGTATCTATTTGTACAGAACGAAGTTCTTACCTCAAAGTTTGCCTCATATGTGACAGCTTTCTCCATGTATGCACCATTGAAAGTTGAACCACTGAAATAAGATTCCCTCATATCCGCTCATGTTAAATTGGCTAGATCTTCTGCATCAGTCAGTTTACATTGATGTGAAAATGCAGATACTAATGACAAAATTAGTCTTGTTCTTTTCAAACCAAATACATTAGCTTTAGCAGGTCGTTCATTATGGAGGGTAGCAGACAAAtgcaacaaagaaaaacaacaatttgcagaaagaaaaaaattaacaaaataaaaaaatttaaggaaaaaaaaaattggtgtttTTTTTCTCATGTGAGGGACCATAACAGCATTTGATTCAACCAAGGGTTTTTCTCTAAGCTAAAAGTTCGGACTTCCACTTTTCAACTGAGGATGAAATAACAGAgaaaacacacaaaataaaAGGCCTAATTCCAAATTATTTaagggaaaataaaaataattaatttgactcaaactgaagaaaaaaagttcaaattaaGATAATCCTAGTAAGTGGAAAAGGATATGGTGAGTGACTATTTACCTTGAAAACTCACATAGTTTGGAATGGATCATCAACAATCTCTGGAGTCATTGAGTGTCAGCATCAGCTTCACATCCAACGGCAGGAAGTAAATCTATATTCTTGTGTAAAAGAGTGTGCTCATCTGGGTTAGCAAGAGTGGGGCATTGAGTCTGCCAATCGAAAACCTTAACCTCCGACTCCCTGTAAGCTGTAGGTACAACATTCTCTGGAAGTTCTATTGGGCACCCTTCCCTTGTGAAGTCTGCTCCATGGCCATCCCATTCACCGGACACATTCCTGGCAAATTCGGACCACGCTCGAACACATAAAAGAGAAATTGAATTACAGCAGCACGTCAAATATATTAACTTATAGATTCTAGACTTCAAATAGTTAACATAACAAATACAAATTCAACCATCATCTCTCTTATCCATTGCCTTTTCTACTATAAATGAAACCGGATATTAAATAACTGACCGTTTTAGATTGGCAGATTGCAATTTCTTTCGAAATTAGTCATAAAAGTTAATACATTTCATCACTCCATTTCTGACTTATCCTCTTATCAACTGTTGTGCACCCTAATCCAAAGAATGGAATTTTACCCGCCAAATATCAAACTGGATATCTAATAATTGGAAATTTTCCATTGGATATCTAATAAATTTCAATTACTCATTTTCTATACAACCCCAAATCCAAATACCGTATGTTGCTCCAAATATCAATGCAAAGATGCAAACTTTTTTACGCTACAACAACaaccatacaattttaataaaacCCACAAAAACCAAGTAAATAAGCAGATTTTTGGCAAAAGTGCTTAAAATACACTCACCAGAAGCAAAAGTGGAAATTGAAGCCATTGCTGCGGTCCTCCTCCTGGAGCTGCAGTTTAACATCTGACACAGCGGTGTTGGCGGAGGAAGTGGCAGCGCTCTGGACAATCTGACCTCTCTGGCGGCAGTTGTGAGGCAGTTGGAATCTATAGACCTCGGTTGATCtgttgctgttttttttttcattggatCTCCCATTTGGTCTCACTGTTGTTATATCTGTTTTTGTTCTTCCTTGTCAATCAGGATCTGCACCCGTGAAAACCCACAAAGACATTAGAAATGGAACCCTCTGCATATCTTATGAAAATAACGTTGAGCCTTGAGGTGTCCTCGCAACCCTAAGGTAAGGCGCAGTTGGAGTTTTCGACTACATGAGGTGTCCTTGCAACCTTCTCCGGATCTCTGTGTACGAAGctgacaaatccacacaactcaTTTTAAATCATATGATTCTTATTAGCCATTCTACTCACCTTCTTAACACAAACCACGAGTTAAGATCTCCCTCTTTTTAACGACTAGATATCCAAGTTCTTGAACTTCGaaaacaaaaatccaaagaGTATCTCGACTCCAAATAAGGTAGCTTTTCTACTGTGCATGTAGCTAGCCCAAAAAATGAGGGAAACCCAACCCcaccccccccaaaaaaaatccTCCCACAACAAAGTACAACTATAAGAAAAGCTTTATGAGGGGTCACTCTAAAATTGATCTTAAAATTAACTAGTCAGTCATTCCAAAAATTGTTGTGACAATGTTGCATTTAAAATTGTCTAACAATATAACATTATTTTGGGCAAATATTTTGTATAAATTATAAGTTCAAACAAAAGACATTATACAGCTTCTTCCTTACTATTTTAGGTGTATACTCCATTGTTGAAAATTCTATTATGCTCATCATAATTCTTGCCAATCCACCAAGCAATTGGGTTAAATTACCCTTGACCAAAAAAATGAAGGTCCATCGATGCCAAATTGGGCAGGCAATTGGTGGGCTCCAAGAAGCTCGTTGAACTACCATTGCAGCCCGTTGGCAATAAGTAACGACGGGCTTGATGTCAAGTAACAGAAGGCTGGCCCCAACCCCGTGCACCAAAGCGAACGAAACAGCTCCAATTTAGGAGCCCCACGGCTATTGGATTTTCAACAATTTGTTGATCTAGACCATTAAATTTCAAacgatacaacaacaacaaagccttttcccacaaAGTGAGGTCGGCtatgtgaatcctagaacgccattgcgctcggttttgtgtcatgtcctccgtaagatccaagtactctaagtcttttcttagggtctcttccaaagttttcctaggtcttccttaccccttcggccctgaacctctgtcccgtagtcacatctttgaACTGGAGcttcagtaggccttctttgcacatgtccaacccactcattcctaatcttatcctttctcatgaGCCCACACCTCTAACGAAgtatcctcatctccgctacacccattttgtgtacgtgttgatgcttcaccgcccaacattctgtgccatacagtatcgccgaccttattgccgtcctataaaattttcccttgagcttcagtggcatacgacggtcacacaacacgccggatgcactcttccacttcatccatcccgcttgtattctatatattctatctttgatcggcttaggcgaagacctttagattccaacacttctctccaaaggttaagcttcgcatttaccccttcctgagtttcatctatcaactctatatcgtctgcgaaaagcatacaccaaggaataacatcttgaatatgtcgtgttaactcatccattaccaatgcaaaaaggtaaggacttaaggattgttgatgcacaaaatcagtgaggactttggtacaacagaaagtattcagtttgtgactttcgctagattgttccgatcattagtgtggataagtatgtaaaaggatagagacaggaaagcaaacacaatatGTActtggttcacccagattggctacgtccacggagtagaggagttctcattaattgtgaagggtttacacaagtacataggttcaagctctcctttagtgggtataagtgaatgatttagtacaaatggcattaggaaatattttggaagaatgatctccttttatagaagagagtttctagccttgttctgacattgacacgtgtcgtgttatgattggcttccgatgttgacacgtgtcgcgttatgattggcttctgatgtcgacacgtgtcgctctgtgattggccttctggttggaggggaAGCTCCTCCGTTGGGgatttgcaagatccaagccgctgagtaatcccgaaacttctaagtaccgaagtgtggtatcctcttcacttgccttatctgtttcaTAGGTATatgtggcatcttttctggaagtactcttcctccgtccaagggtggtatctttaactggtggagatgcacaaggtaatgtatcaatttcacttgaagcttacttatagtttcaggcttggtcaagtgcgatacaaaccatgtagtaggagtcccccaagtcgccgagataggggatctgctgaaagaggtgacagacaaggtaagcaatcagagctccaagcaatcagtcccatatcagaagtttgatttcgagttctggctgattgttctcattcttcttatcttgcaggcagcatgaaagataaagagaagaaaatgagaagagatgatatgagatacttttgcttttgaagaagtaactttccacaggcttattcttgaactgggctggaggattttctggttacctccagagtataaggccgactgaagaatttaagggtcaaaacaagtccatcaaagctagagtacattcgaccctgctgatatgggatacttttgctgttgacaaagtagtggaagtatcggcacgtgttctgttacgcttgtctccacatacttttttgtatccttctcacttgccctatctgttcctcaagcagatgtggtatcttctctggaagcataagatgttgaagatgagtactcgagagcaatgccaggtaagtaatcaggtaaagggttccaggcagtcagttcctgactggaagcttgattccaagtgctgactgattgctctctttctccttgtcttgcaggtaagaacaaggccaaaggaaaagacagggaaaaagcatgatatgggatactcttgcttttaaccctgataatatgagatatttttactctggtgtagcttgtttgcagaggtattatcgggggaaagAAAGTtgggtatttcgagaggcttcgttgggagtgccctctcagatatgaggaagggttgaacatttttgcaggtctccctgtccgttgaggatggaggtcgacatatatagcaGTTtctctaacaacaagtagtaatgctattcctttacccttcttggtcataacactgtagtgggagctgccagcttcacatgttttaactctgtcagagcactttgaaaaaatggtctgtggtatctggaaagctgatgttgcgtgtgaagattacagacaagctttatccaaggagatttggctctcgaagttgagaaagagatgcctcttcggttttcaaacaagcgatcctatcggggatctggctctcgagattcagaaaacggcgcctcttcgatttttgagaaagcaatcctgctgggagtctggctcttgaaatTCAGAGagcgatgtctcttcgatttttgagaaagtaatcatgttgggagcctggctctcgagatttggagggcggcctcttcgattttggagcaagcaatcttgttgggagtgttttctcgaatgtgagtaaagattgagcatttttgctagtctaccttgccacggagcacagaggttgacacacagggactttccaattatccaacagtggtgctgttcctttacccttgtgggtaataatatggtagctaaaccttcaaaatttatgtgtctaaactttgttagtgttgtttctttgttattcttttacccttgttgGTCAtagtgatgtagtgggagctgcaagcttcacgtgtctaaactttgttagaaatctttggcaaagttatctgtggtacccataagctgatgttgcgtgtggaaagtggatgattgaacagtaagattcacgtgctttctacttcaccagaaatcttcgatagattgcccgtaatttccgcaaagctgagtgtgcatgtgacaggtgctgacaaggctaagaaagcaagtgcctcttcgatttctgagatcggccctcgtggtctctaagcagcccaacttttgagaaagcaagcgcctcttcgatttttgagatcggccctcgtggtctttgagcagtccagcttttgagaaagtaaacacCTATTCGAtctttgagatcggccctcgtggtctctgagcagcccagcttttgagaaagcaaacgcctcttcgatttctaaagctccgtcgagtgcagatttttatagagactggcattaagttccaaagcacacttgaatctccaccagtagaagctcccttcttgcacttctaagatcttgatttgtccgacctcttttctcttcaacacctttgaaaatgtctggcctttccgaccgtcgttttgacttgaaccttggtgaagaggcagccgcgCCTTCTCtggacaacatatggcgcccatccttcttatcccctactggtcctcttaccattggggattccgtgatgaagaatgatatgaccgctgcggtggtggccaggaacattctcactcccaaagataacagacttcttcccaaacggtctgatgagttggctgttaaggattctttggctctcagtgtttagtgtgcaggttctgtgtcgaatatggcccaacacctatttgctcgaacccgccaagttgaattattggcggctgaagtgataagtctcaagcaggagattagagggctcatgcatgagaataaacagttgcataggctcgcacatgactatgctacaaacatgaagaggaaacttgactagatgaaggaatctgatggtcagattttacttgatcatcaaaagtttgtgggtttgttccaaaggcatttattgccttcgtcttctagggctgtatcgcgtaatgaagctccaaatgatcagcttctgatgcctcttccttctaggaTTCTGTCCAATACTGAGATTCCgagtgatcaccctccggtgccttctctttttggggctctaccgactactgagacttctcctaagcaacatttgtgaaggccccctcttgtttgtttattttgacttatgtatatgtacatatttgtaacttattggagatatcaataaataagttttgcttcatttcaacgtattgtgttaaatacagcAAAGCCttattcactaagttctttgaatttttcttttgttgaagcttgtatgttgaagctttgtgagtgaagcatgtaggttgaggtagtgttcccttaatttctcgagtgaggaaaacttctcgatttgagacttgaaaaatccaagtcactgagtggggtcggctatatgaatcttagaacgccattgtgctcggtcctgtgtcatgtcctccgttagatccaagtactataAGTCTTTTcgtagagtctcttccaaagttttcctaggtcttcctctaccccttcgaccctgaacctctatcccatagttacatcttctaaccggagcgtcagtatgcCTTATTTACACATGtctaaaccaccgtaaccgattttctcttagCTTTCCTACAaattcggctactcctactttaccttggatatcctcattcctaatcttatcctttctcgtgtgcccacacatccaacgaagcatccttatctccgctacacccattttgtgtacgtgttgatgcttcaccgcccaacattctgtgccatacagcatcgccggccttattgccgtcttttaaatttttcccttgagcttcagtggcatacggcagTCACACAACAtgctggatgcactcttccacttcatccatccagcttgtattctatggttgaaatctctatctaattctccgttcttttgcaagatagatcctaggtagccaaagcagtcgctctttggtatttcctgatctccgatcctcacccttaactcattttggcctccatttgcactgaacttgcactctatatattctgtctttgatcgccTTAgtcgaagacctttagattccaacacttctctccaaaggttaagcttcacatttacccattcctgagtttcatctatcaacactatattgtctgtgaaaagcatacaccaaggaatatcatcttgaatatgtcctgttaactcatccattaccaacgcaaaaaggtaaggacttaagaatgagccttgatgtaatcctatagttatggggaagctttcggtttggtttttacggcagtctttgctccttcatacatatcctttatagcttggatatatgctactcgtactcctttcttctccaaaatcctccagagaatgtctcttgggaccctatcatacgctttttccaaatctataaagaccatgtgtaaatcatttttcccctctctatatctttccatcaatctttgtaagagatagattgcctccatggttgaacgccctggcatgaacttgaattggttgtccaaaacccgtgtctcttgcctcaatctatgctcaatgactctcttccagagcttcattgtataactcattagcttaatacccctatagttcatgcaattttgtatgtcgcccttattcttgtagataggcaccaaagtgcttttttgccactcatttggcatcttcttcgttttcaaaatcctattgaaaaggtcagtgagccatgttatacctgtctctcccaagactttccacacttcgatcagtatatcatctgggcctactgcttttctatgcttcatcttcttctaagctacaaccacttcttccttcctaattcgacgataaaaggagtagtttatACACTCttttgagttactcaactcccctaaagaagtactcctttcatgttcttcattgaaaagattatgaaaattacctctccatctgtctttgaccgcgttc
Protein-coding regions in this window:
- the LOC126590186 gene encoding uncharacterized protein LOC126590186, yielding MGDPMKKKTATDQPRSIDSNCLTTAAREVRLSRALPLPPPTPLCQMLNCSSRRRTAAMASISTFASAWSEFARNVSGEWDGHGADFTREGCPIELPENVVPTAYRESEVKEFVREKVREQKKSNREAGLILGLDEKKHLSELSTTRREYKLCMPWIGNGYVIRSIDGCHCFGYLHPAIPVYSLHIAKIWCYFGVASLGAE